From a region of the Lactuca sativa cultivar Salinas chromosome 4, Lsat_Salinas_v11, whole genome shotgun sequence genome:
- the LOC111899407 gene encoding uncharacterized protein LOC111899407, translating into MITDFPAAIIAATRKKISAFLRRDFIKPAAYFILLFLTYYLGYLSAVSKNPLCEPHRHYSTTTTTNNTTNMIKPPSQAAAVDHYQFKTRCGDPIPSQLIRQSILNRVFNGTSPYHDFPQPHIKPLLRQQRIKGWGSTGAVFKNLINKVRPKTIIELGTFLGASAIHMAELTRQLGLDTQILCIDDFRGWPGLPNQFRDIKMVNGDTMLMYQFMQNVVQFNATEAIIFMPFSTGSALETLCAWGVTGDLIEVDAGHDFHSAWSDINRAYKLLRPGGVIFGHDYFTVADNRGVRRAVNMFARVNGLRVKADGQHWVLGSL; encoded by the coding sequence ATGATCACTGACTTCCCTGCTGCCATCATCGCCGCCACCCGGAAAAAGATTTCTGCTTTCCTCCGCCGGGACTTCATCAAGCCTGCAGCTTACTTTATTCTCCTCTTCCTGACGTATTACCTTGGTTACTTATCGGCTGTTTCAAAGAATCCATTATGTGAACCACACCGGCActactccaccaccaccaccaccaacaacacCACCAACATGATCAAACCACCATCACAAGCTGCTGCCGTGGACCACTACCAATTCAAGACTCGATGCGGTGATCCGATTCCCTCCCAGCTCATCCGCCAATCAATCCTCAACCGCGTATTCAACGGAACATCCCCCTATCATGATTTCCCTCAACCCCACATCAAACCTCTCTTACGTCAGCAAAGAATCAAAGGGTGGGGATCAACTGGGGCTGTCTTCAAGAACCTGATCAATAAAGTACGACCCAAAACCATCATAGAACTGGGTACCTTCCTTGGCGCCTCCGCTATACACATGGCTGAGTTGACCCGTCAACTCGGTCTCGACACTCAAATTCTATGCATCGATGACTTTCGTGGTTGGCCCGGTTTACCAAACCAGTTTCGAGACATTAAAATGGTTAACGGTGACACGATGCTGATGTACCAATTTATGCAAAACGTGGTTCAGTTTAATGCAACGGAAGCTATTATATTTATGCCATTTTCGACCGGGTCAGCTCTCGAGACGCTCTGTGCGTGGGGTGTGACCGGCGATCTGATTGAAGTTGACGCCGGCCATGATTTTCACTCTGCATGGTCGGACATTAATCGTGCATATAAACTGTTGAGACCAGGTGGGGTTATTTTCGGGCATGATTATTTTACGGTGGCAGATAACAGAGGTGTTAGACGGGCGGTTAATATGTTTGCCCGAGTCAACGGCCTTCGAGTTAAGGCCGATGGCCAACACTGGGTACTTGGCTCCTTGTGA